In Cystobacter fuscus DSM 2262, the genomic stretch TGGACTCGGGCACGTGGAGCGAGGTGGACGTCATCCCCGGGGCCAAGTACGCCTCGCCGAGCTGGACGCCGGACAACGCGTCCTTCTACTACGAGTGGCTGCCCACGGACCCCTCCATCCCCGTGGCCGAGCGGCCCGGCTACACCGAGCTGCGCCTGCACCGCCTGGGCACTCCTCCGGACGCGGACCCCGTGGTGCACCCGCGCACCGGCGACCCCAAGACGTTCCTCAGTGGCCACGTCAGCCGGGATGGCCAGTACCTCTTCGTCTACGTCACCCGCGGCTGGAGCGAGAACGACATCTGGTGGAAGCGGGTGGGGGAGAAGGACTTCCGCCTGCTCGTGAAGGGCGAGGGGGCGAAGTACTCGCTCGACGTCTGGCGTGACACCTTCTACGTCCTCACCGACGAGGGCGCGCCGCGCCAGCGCGTCTTCCGGGTGGAACCGGAGCGGCCCGGGCGCGCGGACTGGAGGGAGCTCGTCCCGGAGGACTCCGTGGCCTCGCTCCAGGGCCTCCACATCGTCGGGGGGCACCTGGCGCTGGAGTACCTCCAGGAGGCCACCACTCGGGTGCGCCTGCTGACGCTTACGGGCGAGCCCGTGCGCGACGTGGCCCTGCCGGGCGTGGGCGCCGCCAGCAACCTCTATGGCCTGGAGGACCGGGACGAGGCGTGGTTCGTCTTCAGCTCCTTCGTCACGCCCCCCCAGGTCTACAAGACGTCCGTGTCCACCGGACGCGTGGAGACCTGGGCCCGGGTGGACCTGCCCCTCGAGCCCGAGCGCTACACCGTCGAGCAGGCCTTCTGCCGCTCAAAGGACGGCACGCGGGTGCCCGTGTTCCTCGTGCACCGCCGGGATCTGAAGCGCGATGGCGACCGGCCCGTGCTGCTCACCGGCTATGGCGGCTTCAACATCAGCCTCTTGCCGTCCTTCCGCGCCAGCATCTTCCCGTGGCTCGACGCGGGCGGGGTGTACGCGGTGGCCAACCTGCGCGGGGGAGGGGAGTACGGCACCGCCTGGCATGAGGCCGGCCGCCTGCACCGCAAGCAGAACGTCTTCGATGACTTCCACGCGGTGGCCGAGTTCCTCGTCCGCGAGCGCTATACCCGCCCGGGCCGCCTGGCCATCTCCGGGGGCAGCAACGGAGGCCTGCTGGTGGGGGCCGCCATGACCCAGCGCCCGGAGCTGTACGGCGCGGTGGTGTGCCAGGTGCCCCTGCTGGACATGGTGCGCTACCACTTGTTCGGCAGTGGCAAGACGTGGATCCCCGAGTATGGCACCGCCGACAACCCCTCGGATTTCCAGGTGATTCACGCCTACTCGCCCTACCACCACGTGCGGTCGGGCACGGCGTACCCCTCCCTCCTGATGATGGCCGCGGATCACGATGACCGGGTGGATCCCCTGCATGCCAGGAAGTTCGTGGCCGCCGTGCAGGGGGCCGGCTCCCCGGCGCCCGCCTTGCTGCGCATCGAGGCCAACGCGGGCCATGGCGGCTCGGATCAGGTGGCCAAGGCCATCGAGTCCAGCGTGGATCTCTATGCCTTTCTCTCCAGCGCCCTGGGCGTTACATGGGCTCCTTAATCATTCGACGAAAAAAGGCCCTGGGGCCGCCAAACCAGCGACCGGACACCCGGGGCTGGCCCGGTGTTCCCTTGCTCGTAGGACAACGTTCCCCATCTTTCACCCAGGGAACGGCCGCTAGAATCGGCGTGTTATAGAAGCCGGCTTCACCCCGCCTGGACTCTGGGTGTCTGCGCGGGAAACTTTTACAGGGGCTTGCTGCCCAGGGTGGCAAGCAGGCAGGTGGCGAATACATGTTCTTCGGACGAGACGACAAGAAGGATGCCCAGAAGCGCGGCAGCACGATTCCGCTCCTCCCGCTGCGGGACATCATCGTCTTCCCGCACATGGTGGTGCCGCTGTTCGTCGGCCGCGAGAAGTCCATCGCGGCGCTGAAGGACGCGATGGCCCACAAGGGGCCCGATGACAAGGCCGTCATCCTGCTCGCCGCCCAGAAGAAGGCGAAGACGAACGACCCCACCGCTGAGGACATCTTCCACTTCGGCACCATTGGCCACGTCATCCAGCTGCTGCCCCTGCCCGATGGCACCGTGAAGGTGCTCGTGGAGGGCGTGCGCCGCGCCAAGGTCAAGCGCTTCCAGCCCAACGACGCCTTCTTCATGGTCGAGGTCGAGGACGTCGAGGAGGTCAGCGAGAAGTCCGTGGAGCTCGAGGCGCTCGTGCGCAGCGTGCACTCGGTCTTCGAGGCCTTCGTCAAGCTCAACAAGCGCATCCCGCCCGAGATGCTCATGCAGGTGGCGAGCATCGATGACCCGGCGCGCCTGGCCGACACCATCGTCGCCCACCTGTCGCTCAAGCTGAACGACAAGCAGGCGCTGCTCGAGACCGAGAGCCCCGCCAAGCGGCTCGAGAAGCTCTACGAGCTGATGCAGGGCGAGATCGAGATCCTCCAGGTCGAGAAGAAGATCCGCACGCGCGTCAAGAAGCAGATGGAGAAGACCCAGAAGGAGTACTACCTGAATGAGCAGATGCAGGCCATTCAGAAGGAGCTGGGCGAGCGCGACGAGTTCAAGAACGAGATCCAGGAGATCGAGGAGAAGCTCAAGAACAAGCGCATGAGCAAGGAGGCCACGCTCAAGGTCAAGAAGGAGCTCAAGAAGCTCCGGATGATGAGCCCGATGAGCGCCGAGGCCACTGTCGTGCGCAACTACATCGACTGGATCATCAGCCTGCCCTGGTACGAGGAGACCCAGGACCGTCTGGACGTCGTCGAGGCCGAGCGCGTGCTCAACGAGGACCACTACGGCCTCAAGCGCCCCAAGGAGCGCATCCTCGAGTACCTGGCCGTGCAGCAGCTGGTGAAGAAGCTCAAGGGCCCCGTGCTCTGCTTCGTGGGGCCTCCGGGCGTCGGCAAGACGTCGCTCGCGCGCTCCATCGCCCGCGCCACCGGCCGCAAGTTCGTGCGCCTGTCGCTCGGCGGCGTGCGCGACGAGGCGGAGATCCGCGGCCACCGGCGCACGTACATCGGCGCCATGCCCGGCAAGCTCATCCAGTCGCTCAAGAAGGCGGGCAGCAACAACCCCGTCTTCCTGCTCGATGAGATCGACAAGATGTCCACCGACTTCCGTGGCGACCCGAGCGCGGCGCTGCTGGAGGTGCTGGACCCCGAGCAGAACCACAACTTCAACGACCACTACCTGGACCTCGACTACGACCTGTCCAAGGTGATGTTCATCTGCACCGCGAACACGATGCACAACATCCCCGGTCCCCTCCAGGACCGCATGGAGGTCATCCGCATCGCCGGCTACACCGAGCCGGAGAAGCTCAACATCGCGCGGCGCTACCTCTTGCCCAAGGAGCAGGAGGCCAACGGTGTCGCGGACCTGAAGATCGAGTTCAAGGCCGAGGCCCTGCGCACCATCATCCACCGCTACACGCGCGAGTCCGGCGTGCGCTCGCTCGAGCGTGAGGTGGGTGGCGTGTACCGGAAGATCGCCCGGGACGTGCTCAAGAACGGCAAGCGCGACATCACCGTCGATCGCAAGCTGGTGATGAAGTACCTGGGCACCCCGCGCTTCCGCTACGGCATGGCCGAGCGCGAGGATCAGGTGGGCATCGTCACGGGCCTGGCCTGGACGGAGCTGGGCGGAGAGATCCTCACCACCGAGGCCACGGTGATGCCCGGCAAGGGCAAGCTCATCATCACCGGCAAGCTCGGCGAGGTGATGCAGGAGTCGGCCCAGGCCGCCATGTCCTACGTGCGCACGCGGGCGGACAAGTTCGGCATCGATCGCAAGATGTTCGAGAACTACGACATCCACGTGCACCTGCCCGAGGGCGCCATCCCCAAGGACGGCCCGTCCGCCGGTGTCACCATGTGCACCGCGCTCGTGTCCGCGCTCACCAAGGTCCAGGTGCGCCGCGACGTGGCCATGACGGGTGAAATCACCCTGCGCGGCCGTGTGCTGCCCATTGGCGGCCTCAAGGAGAAGACGCTCGCCGCGCACCGCGCCGGCATCAAGACCGTCCTCATCCCCAAGGCGAACAAGAAGGACCTCAAGGACATCCCCAAGAAGATCCGCGCCCAGCTGAGAATCGTCCCGGTGGAGTTCGTGGACGACGTGCTGCGCGAGGCCCTCGTCCTGGAGAAGCCCGAGGAGTTCGGCCGCAAGACCGAGACGCCCAAGGTCACCGTGGAGCCCTCGGCGGCGGTGTAAGGGCCCTGGCCTGAAGATTGAGTAGTCCCCACCGGGCTCCAGGACTCGTCTCCTGGGGCCCGTGGTCTTTTCCACACCCGTCCAGCGACGCGGTACAACCCTGGCTCCGTGGCTCCCCTCGCGCGCTCCCCTTCTTCCGCCCTGCTGCTCGCGCTGCTGCTCGTGGCCGCGGGCTGCGGCCGCTGTGGCTTCCAGCCCGAGCCGGGCGTCAAGGTGGTCGTCCCCGCGATGCCCACCACCCTCGACTGGAGCTACTCGGACCCCATCAACTGGGCCAACTACCCCGTCATGCTCGCCACCCAGCGCGGCCTCACCACGCTCGCGCCGGACCACTCCGTGCGGCCCGGGCTCGCCGCGCGCTGGGAGCGCTCCGTCAACGACTCGGGCCAGGAGGTCTACACCTTCCACCTGCGCGAGGACGTGCGCTGGTCCGATGGCACTACGCCCCTCACCGCCCAGGACTTCGTCTTGGGCTGGCACCGCGCCCTCCAGGGCCGCGAGCGCGGAGAGATGGCGGACCTCGCCGGTGCCGAGGAGGTGCTCGCCCTCCAGGAGCGGCGGGCCCCGGCCGAGCAGGTCCAGGCCGCGCTCGCGCGCACCGGCGTCGAGGCGATGGACGTGCACACCCTGCGCGTCACCCTGAGCCGGCCCCGGGGCTACTTCCTCTCGCGTCTGGCCAACGTCTACCTCTTCTTCCCCGTGCCCTCGGCGGTGCTCGCGGGCCGGAGCGAGGAGGGCATCCGGGACTACTTCGATCGACCCCGGGACGGACACCCGCTCGCGCTCGGCCCCTACCGCGTCGAGACGTGGGACCGTGCCGGCGAGCGCGTGCGGCTCGTGCACAACCCGCACTCGGCCTTCCCTCCACCGCTCGGCCCCGGGGAGCAGGTCGTCCCCGTGCTCACCCTGCTCAAGTCCGAGGTGGGCCCGGCCCTCTACGAGCGGGAGCGGGTGGACTTCGTCTTCGTCGACAGCGCCCTCGCGCTCCAGGGCAAGCCTCCGGCGGATCTCCAGCGCGAGCCGCTGCTCTCCACCTACTTCCTCGCCTTCAACACCGAGCGCGCGCCGCTGGACAGGCCCGAGGTGCGGCGAGCGATCTCCCAGGCGATCGACCGCGAGGCGCTCATGAAAGGCCTGTTGCCGCGGGCTCGGCCCGGAAATGAGCTGCT encodes the following:
- a CDS encoding prolyl oligopeptidase family serine peptidase, coding for MNYPPTRTEAVVDTLHGVPVPDPYRWLEDERSPEVQAWMRAQDAFTREHLARAPGRDALRRRFTELFYVESVSAPAVRGERYFYVRTHKDKEKAVLYWREGEKGEERVLLDPNTWSADGTVSLGLWSPSWDGRKLAFTRKPNAADEAILHVLDVDSGTWSEVDVIPGAKYASPSWTPDNASFYYEWLPTDPSIPVAERPGYTELRLHRLGTPPDADPVVHPRTGDPKTFLSGHVSRDGQYLFVYVTRGWSENDIWWKRVGEKDFRLLVKGEGAKYSLDVWRDTFYVLTDEGAPRQRVFRVEPERPGRADWRELVPEDSVASLQGLHIVGGHLALEYLQEATTRVRLLTLTGEPVRDVALPGVGAASNLYGLEDRDEAWFVFSSFVTPPQVYKTSVSTGRVETWARVDLPLEPERYTVEQAFCRSKDGTRVPVFLVHRRDLKRDGDRPVLLTGYGGFNISLLPSFRASIFPWLDAGGVYAVANLRGGGEYGTAWHEAGRLHRKQNVFDDFHAVAEFLVRERYTRPGRLAISGGSNGGLLVGAAMTQRPELYGAVVCQVPLLDMVRYHLFGSGKTWIPEYGTADNPSDFQVIHAYSPYHHVRSGTAYPSLLMMAADHDDRVDPLHARKFVAAVQGAGSPAPALLRIEANAGHGGSDQVAKAIESSVDLYAFLSSALGVTWAP
- the lon gene encoding endopeptidase La: MFFGRDDKKDAQKRGSTIPLLPLRDIIVFPHMVVPLFVGREKSIAALKDAMAHKGPDDKAVILLAAQKKAKTNDPTAEDIFHFGTIGHVIQLLPLPDGTVKVLVEGVRRAKVKRFQPNDAFFMVEVEDVEEVSEKSVELEALVRSVHSVFEAFVKLNKRIPPEMLMQVASIDDPARLADTIVAHLSLKLNDKQALLETESPAKRLEKLYELMQGEIEILQVEKKIRTRVKKQMEKTQKEYYLNEQMQAIQKELGERDEFKNEIQEIEEKLKNKRMSKEATLKVKKELKKLRMMSPMSAEATVVRNYIDWIISLPWYEETQDRLDVVEAERVLNEDHYGLKRPKERILEYLAVQQLVKKLKGPVLCFVGPPGVGKTSLARSIARATGRKFVRLSLGGVRDEAEIRGHRRTYIGAMPGKLIQSLKKAGSNNPVFLLDEIDKMSTDFRGDPSAALLEVLDPEQNHNFNDHYLDLDYDLSKVMFICTANTMHNIPGPLQDRMEVIRIAGYTEPEKLNIARRYLLPKEQEANGVADLKIEFKAEALRTIIHRYTRESGVRSLEREVGGVYRKIARDVLKNGKRDITVDRKLVMKYLGTPRFRYGMAEREDQVGIVTGLAWTELGGEILTTEATVMPGKGKLIITGKLGEVMQESAQAAMSYVRTRADKFGIDRKMFENYDIHVHLPEGAIPKDGPSAGVTMCTALVSALTKVQVRRDVAMTGEITLRGRVLPIGGLKEKTLAAHRAGIKTVLIPKANKKDLKDIPKKIRAQLRIVPVEFVDDVLREALVLEKPEEFGRKTETPKVTVEPSAAV
- a CDS encoding peptide ABC transporter substrate-binding protein, producing MAPLARSPSSALLLALLLVAAGCGRCGFQPEPGVKVVVPAMPTTLDWSYSDPINWANYPVMLATQRGLTTLAPDHSVRPGLAARWERSVNDSGQEVYTFHLREDVRWSDGTTPLTAQDFVLGWHRALQGRERGEMADLAGAEEVLALQERRAPAEQVQAALARTGVEAMDVHTLRVTLSRPRGYFLSRLANVYLFFPVPSAVLAGRSEEGIRDYFDRPRDGHPLALGPYRVETWDRAGERVRLVHNPHSAFPPPLGPGEQVVPVLTLLKSEVGPALYERERVDFVFVDSALALQGKPPADLQREPLLSTYFLAFNTERAPLDRPEVRRAISQAIDREALMKGLLPRARPGNELLPPELPGAATPEEAARLPDFAPERAREVLAGVPGLERPLRLVYRAGDSFVPETAIAERLVAQLARVGIQVTLDARSDYSAEVARRTPAGPRAYDLYLRRLGADYAHPNTFFTLFERNGLHQTGWETQRGGEPMARFESLLDQADAEADIARARVLYSQAQTLLLDEMAVIAPLYHPDRYFRVRSFLHGVDVDPFNFLSLRDLRRAGPSTEAR